Sequence from the Amaranthus tricolor cultivar Red isolate AtriRed21 chromosome 1, ASM2621246v1, whole genome shotgun sequence genome:
TATCAATTCCTGAAGGAGAATGGTATTGTCATGAATGTAAAATCAGCCGATTCGATCCACTCATTACTAAGGAAACATTGTTGAAAGGAGCTGAAGTTTTCGGTGTCGATCCATATGGGCTGTTGTTTTTGGGTACTTGCAATCACTTATTGGTGTAAGTCTTTACCTCTTTAATACTCATCATTCCTTCTATCTGATTTCCTCAAAAATctgaaacttaaaaaaaataaaattatgtgcTAATCAATTTTGATACACTGGAACAAATATATAAGCAGTAGGTAGGCATGACTGTCTTTCATTTGTGACATGAGCTGTACAGAAAATAATATCTGCGGAAAGAGAGAAAGACAACATGTGAGCTAGTCTTTTTCAATGAAATATATGGACTTGACTGTAGTCAAGAGAAATCATTAGCAGCTAGCTTTACACGTTTTAATCTGAATTAGGACATAGGTGTTTTCGTTCTGTGGCATTGTccaatattattttgatttgcaGCTGAACAATATAGGCTAACTTTTCTGCCTTTGCTTTCTTTGCTCGTTGAATTATCTGATTCTGCATTCATGTACACTCTTTTCCATGCTCGAAGATAAAAGAATACTTTCCCTCATACATTTGCAAAATATCTCAATTTCAGGCTGAAGCTTTCTGTAAAGTCATCGTCTTTTGTCAAATATTACAGCAGCAATGATATTCCACAAGTTGTAACAGCCCTTTGTTCGTCTGTGCACCATGCAGTATCTTATGCTGCCATCTGTCAGGCAGTTTTAAAGTATTGGGAATTGCCACAGTTTAGTTTACCACCTCATATATTTCAAACCATGGATCTGGGAAAGAAAGATGACGGGCGTGCATTGTCTTGTGCTGAGTATGAAAATCAGTTTTTAAACAAGGTTGAACATGAAGACTATGTTCGTGGTGTAGGGGAAAGCATCTTAAACCATGCATCTGGAGGTGTGGAAAAGTGTTTCGTTACACCAGGTTCTGATGGTGCTTTGCTAGGCGCTCCAATGCAAAATGATCTTTCTTCGCCAATAATTAATGAGATCACAATGAATGAGGTTTCAACAACTATCCTCTGCAAGATGTCGGAGCATGCTGCGCTTTCGTGCTCACCCCTGCGAGGGTTGGCTGATGGTTCTAGTACAACAGGAGGTTTTTCATGCAATGATCTAGCACAGAACAATGCTGCGTTTCTGTCTGGCATTGAAGCTTGGTTTAGAACTGTCCCGCAACAGAATGATACTTGCTTATACATGGGATCTGTTTTTAAATCTCATGCATACATAAATCATTATGTGCATGGGGAGTTTGCAGCATCTGCTGCTGCTAATTTTTCCATGCTTTCTTCTGATGAAAAGCGATTATCTGAGGTTCATGCATCTGATCCCAGGAAAGTTATGGCTGCTAATGTTGCGCTGCAGATAAAAGCTTTCTCTTCTGCAGCATCCCGCTTTTTTTGGCCTAGtactgaaaaaaaattagtagaaaTACCCAGAGAGCGCTGTAGTTGGTGTTTACATTGTAAAGCCCCTGTCACGAGCAAGAAGGCTTGCTTACTGAATCAAGCTGCACTGAATGCTACAAGAGCAGCGATGAAATTTTGTTCTGGATTGAAATTTGTGAAAAATGCAGAGGGTGGCCTATATGGTATAGCAGCGTATGTGTTGTATATGGAAGAATGTTTACGTGGGTTGGTAGTTGGACCGTTCCAGAGTGCAAGCTATCAAAAACAATGGCGTAAAAAAGTAGAGCATGCTTCTACGTGCAGTGAGATGAAGTCTCTTTTGCTTGAAGTAAGTTTGCTTTCTGTGTCCGTTTTATGGTCTATAACTTTACAATTTTTAGTAAAATTCCAAGGCCtctacaattattatttaatggaATCATGCCGAAATTATCTTTCAGTGTAtacatttcttttatttattatctgTCAGCAGCAGAGAATATGTGAGGACCTCAAAATGGATTTCTTGTAATCATTAAGTTGATGGATGTTGAGGCATCAATTCTCGTCTTACCGCCTTTACATACAAAGATTGTAACTGGTTTAATTTTTTGCTTCTGGTGTATCCTTTTGGAGCTTGATGCCTAAATCCCTTCTTGCTTTTGCTTATATAGAGGAAAGGCAAATTAGAAGTATGCTGGAGATTTTTACATTTTATAATATTCATGTTAATTCTTTTCCATCCACCATAGATGAGATATTATATCTTTTCCTTAGTAGGAACTTTTATGTTTCATCTACATGTATCAACCATCAATTTTACTCATAAAACCTTGCATAATATTTTGTAACTGTGCAGCTTGAGGAAAATCTCTCTACAATTGCATTTTCATCAGAATGGACCAATCTAGTTGATAATTGGACAGATGAATCTTCTGTACCTCAGACTGCTTTTGCAACCGGGTCAACTCAGAAAAGAGGTGTAGGGAGACGTAAGAAGCATCTGTCTACATCTGAAATAATATCCGAGGAATCTAAAGAGAGTTTAAGTGATTTAAATTGGAAGATTGGAAAGCTGTCAAAGCTTGTATTCCAGAGAGGAATATtaccttgttcattccttaAAAAAGCAGCTCGACAAGGTACTATTTCGCCTTTTGAAGTctattttgtatgtttttttgaAGCACAATCAGGGAGGTTAAGTCaatttaaaaattgtattaCTTTCTAGGCGGCACAAGAAGGATTTTTGGGATATGTTATGCTGAAGGTTCCGATGTACCCAAGAGAAGCAGGCAGTTCATATGGAGAGCAGCTACTCAGATGGCTATGAATGTTTCTGCGCTTGCCCTGCAGGTCACTCATCAGTTTATGTTTACTGCTCTTTTCCCTAAAAATATTCCGTTGGTTTGAAAGTAGATAGAATACTTGGGTAAAgtttatttttgatgatttaaaAGTGGATGGTGCCTTTTCTGTTTTCAATTCTGAATCTATTATATGTGAGATCCATGCGCAGTCCTTACTTTTGTAGGTTACATGACAGCAATTATCTGACCCTTTCAAAATAGCTTGTGACTCATTTCTTGAGAGTATGATTTAGTAttactttatgcgtaaactTGTGTTGTAGTTTAGCAGCTTTAAGGTTAAACGATTTGTGTCTACAGGTTAGATATCTGGACTGCTATATTAAATGGAATGATCTTCTCTGCCCCGAGCAAACTGTACAGGATGGCAAAGGCTCTGAAACAGAAGCTCATGCTTTCAAAAATGCTCGGATTTTTGGCAAGAAAGATGTAGATGGTAAGATTATGTATGGAGTAACTTTTGGACATCAAAAGCACCTTTCTACTCGCCTGATGAAAAGTGTTGTAGAGAAAGAAGAAACACAAGAAGGGAAAGAAAAGTATTGGTTTCTTGAAACTCGTATTCCCTTGTATCTGATTAAAGAGTATGAGGAAAATACAGAGAAAAGTTATTTGCCATCTTCTAAGAAACCTGATTGTTATTCCAAACATCAAAAGAGACAGTTGAAAGCTTCTCGTAAGAGGgcaatatttctttatcttacCAATAAGAGAGATGGCATGCAAATTTGCTTATGTGCGTCGTGCCACAGAGATGTTTTACTTGGGTaccctttcttctttctttctttctttctttaaaattttccaAAGTCCTTTTTTACTGGGTTTCAGTAATACTGATTTCTTCTCTGTTGTGGATTCAGGGTTTCTGTTGTGTGCAGTGCTTGTGAAGGTAAAATTCTGCTAAGCTATTTTGTTGTTTTAGATCTTCAAATGTGTCTTTTCCTCATGTTTCCTGAGTAGTATTCAGCTTTACAGATAACGCATGTCTCAATTGTATTTAGATTTCAGTTATCCTCAAATTCTCAATCCAATCTTTTATAAgatatttttagatttatatTTCAGTTATCCTGAGTAGATTTCAGCTTTACAGATAACCAATGCTTAAAATCTTGAACGCGCATACCCCCCCCTTCCCGCGGTTAAATGCTTGTCCAACTGAGCTTACGGATCACCTGATCCTAACCCCTGAAAAATAGTGCTTTGAACTGttcataaatcaaaatttcctCCCAACTCAGATCCCCAAAAAGACTGGTCAATAATACTTCAAAATTTGCTAAAATTTGGTGCTGTAAGAAAACCCATCCGGCATTGTGCATTTGTCCTGTAGTCCATAcagaaaatatattaatacatCAAAATGCTGGTGCTAGAAATAAAAGATGCAAGGACTGAGCTACGTGAACAAGATGCAGTTTCTAAAAGACAAACTATACAACACTGTTTGAGCAGTTAATTGGTTGAGTACACTATAAGTTTAACCGCTAGAGCAGaaacatatgcttgaaatgttTACAGGCTAATTGATGGTTTATTTGGCTTTGTTTTTTTTAGAGCTTATTTGAGTTCTTGCTTTTGTAACTTCTGATGTTGATGCACTAGGTGTAGCAGTTGCCAGTTAGGTAAAATTTGAGGCTGAGACATGATTTGCTTTTGTATAGATTTATAGGTCAAATGAATTTTTGTGTGTTTCCTTTTTAACTGGATGAATGGACTTTTGGTTAGTGCGAAGCATGTGCTTGTTGCTTGAAATGTTTACAGGCTAACTGTGAATGTTTATTTGGTTTGTGTTTTGGAGGTGTGTTTTGATTTCACTGGTTTCTGTCGGTTTTTGTGTTGATACTCTTGGCATATCagataagaaaatgagacatttgattaTAGCTTTTGGATAGATTTATAGATCAAGTAGTGTTTGTGTTTTTTCTTTATTGGGAATGCAAATGGGTTTTGACTTTGATATCTTTTGTTCAGGTTTTTGTCACAAGGCATGTACAGTTAGTTTGACTGTTCTAACTAGTGATGATGTTGAATTCGTAACCACTTGCAAGCTGTGCTCTTCTGCTGATACTCTTGCTCAAAACAACAGCACTGTTGAATCGCCGACAAGTCCATTGGCAGTGCAGGGACAAGACTATCAGAATCCTGCTTCACTTGCCAAAAGTGCAAGGTTGAAAGCTACTACTCAACAACATACAAGACCTAAAAGTAATGGCAAAACAGTTCCCTCTGTTGGAACTTTAGAAAACCGATCAGACAAGAAAACAACCCCATCTGATTCTAGTCTGACTAAGAACCGGAAACGACCGTGCCATTGGGGTCTTatttggaagaagaaggctaCTGATGATGGCTTTGAATTTCGATCTAAAAATGTCATATTCAGGAGCACTTCACATGGTACGAATTTACCAAAGCCTGATTGTCAATTGTGTCAAAAGCCATATAATCCTCATTTGATGTACATCCGCTGCGAAACTTGTCGAAGTAAGCATGATTAATGTCATTTGTAGTCTTTTTTAACTATATAATTTTATGATATTGGTTACATTTATGGAGTTTGGGGCTTTTGCAGATTGGCACCATGCTGATGCTGTTGAACTTGACGAGTCAAAACTGTCAAATTTGATGGGATATAAGTGTTGCCGTTGTCGCAGAATAAAAACACCAGTGTGC
This genomic interval carries:
- the LOC130821707 gene encoding DDT domain-containing protein PTM-like encodes the protein METPVVKTRGRPRKRIREEHLQNGENLKVNGNENGGAYNVVGSNNDINVGNLKNSGNSRKRGRPPKRRAVDVRGEAVVGRYVLKEFEGSGVFLGKIVSYDSGLYRVDYEDGDFEDLDSDELRQHLIADEHQKFVGDLLERRRTLDENVAKKTDVALKNELKNRVAVKVVEQAGKGDVVELIDNAEKKGNENSQDEVLAWSEHFDEEVEDDISDSSSDSFAYGEGWDTRSEIEIPTQPPPELPPSSGTIGVPEEYVSHLFSVYGFLRSFSFCLFLSPFSLDDLVGCLNCNVPSTLLDAIHVALLRALRRHLEAQASDGSELASKCLRCIDWCLLDILTWPVFLVHYLMTMGHFNQKEWKGFYIDVLEKDYCTLTIGTKLSVLQILCDDALDSAEIRAEIDVREGSEVGVDFDGVTFSSNPLENWPRKVYPRSVKTSIGKDRDNAKLEAGENISFGSNCSIAKGNIHDAKSDNNDEDVNGDECRLCGMEGMLLCCDGCPSAYHSRCIGVNKLSIPEGEWYCHECKISRFDPLITKETLLKGAEVFGVDPYGLLFLGTCNHLLVLKLSVKSSSFVKYYSSNDIPQVVTALCSSVHHAVSYAAICQAVLKYWELPQFSLPPHIFQTMDLGKKDDGRALSCAEYENQFLNKVEHEDYVRGVGESILNHASGGVEKCFVTPGSDGALLGAPMQNDLSSPIINEITMNEVSTTILCKMSEHAALSCSPLRGLADGSSTTGGFSCNDLAQNNAAFLSGIEAWFRTVPQQNDTCLYMGSVFKSHAYINHYVHGEFAASAAANFSMLSSDEKRLSEVHASDPRKVMAANVALQIKAFSSAASRFFWPSTEKKLVEIPRERCSWCLHCKAPVTSKKACLLNQAALNATRAAMKFCSGLKFVKNAEGGLYGIAAYVLYMEECLRGLVVGPFQSASYQKQWRKKVEHASTCSEMKSLLLELEENLSTIAFSSEWTNLVDNWTDESSVPQTAFATGSTQKRGVGRRKKHLSTSEIISEESKESLSDLNWKIGKLSKLVFQRGILPCSFLKKAARQGGTRRIFGICYAEGSDVPKRSRQFIWRAATQMAMNVSALALQVRYLDCYIKWNDLLCPEQTVQDGKGSETEAHAFKNARIFGKKDVDGKIMYGVTFGHQKHLSTRLMKSVVEKEETQEGKEKYWFLETRIPLYLIKEYEENTEKSYLPSSKKPDCYSKHQKRQLKASRKRAIFLYLTNKRDGMQICLCASCHRDVLLGVSVVCSACEGFCHKACTVSLTVLTSDDVEFVTTCKLCSSADTLAQNNSTVESPTSPLAVQGQDYQNPASLAKSARLKATTQQHTRPKSNGKTVPSVGTLENRSDKKTTPSDSSLTKNRKRPCHWGLIWKKKATDDGFEFRSKNVIFRSTSHGTNLPKPDCQLCQKPYNPHLMYIRCETCRNWHHADAVELDESKLSNLMGYKCCRCRRIKTPVCPYAEKLTKKPDVKKPEIKKLLIRGPREETVVAESVSEAISEQAESLPSTPMSLTEDDVYIQVDDPLLSVSNVEEIPEPSTDVHSEWNTPYVPGPQKLPIRRHIKNERDDDGLLWSDYSVGQIPTEVETKNVADIHSEWDVPNGGFEDGATLDYDNFNYDNTDYEPQTYFSFTELLDADDGNQFGGVDVSQDAWENLQCEYSQNGFPEHCEIGAFDDLIPTTSATDVGCNAATDVSCNICLQTTPIPDLACHICGLHFHSQCSPEDAESRSDSWRCGKCREWR